The sequence GGCCGCTCGCGTGCCGGAGGCCCAGGTCGCCCTCGCCGCGGTGATGCGCCGCCTCGGCAGGACCCCCAAAGTAGCCGGGCGCGCAGTCGGCCCTTCCGTCCGACCACGCCCGGCGGACCCTCTCACGTACTCTGATCACAGGAATTCGCTCGCGTCGCGGGGTCGTCACAGCCCGCCGGCCGCTTGGCGCGGGCCTCCGGCCCCGGTTGCCGGAGCGGGGATGCGGAAAGGACCAGCGGTGACCGACGACTCCGCAGGCGATTCCGCGCCGCTGCCTGACAACGGCGCGACCACGAAAATTCCGCGCCCCACCGCCGACGACTTCGAGCCCGACGTCCCCGTCGACGCCGAACCCGGCGTCGCCCCCGGCGGCGACGCCCAGCAGCGTGAACCGGGAACGATGCCGGTCAGCACGGTTTCGCCGCCCGCATCGGGCAGGCCGCCGGCAGACTATGGCGGCGACCCGACCCGCGAAGGACTACCCTTCGACATCCCGCGAGGCGAACCGGCGATCGAGGCCGCGACCTCCGACGAGGATGTCCACCTCATCCCCGGCGCCAGCATCGGCGGCGGCCGCTATCGGCTGCTTGTTTTCCATGGCGGGCCGCCCAACCTGCAGTTCTGGCAGGCCTTGGACACCGCGCTCGACCGGCAGGTCGCCCTGACGTTCGTCGACCCCGACGCGGTGCTGTCCGACGAGGAACTACGCGGAATCCTGGACCGCACGCAGCGGCTCAGCCGTATCGAAAGCCCCGGCATCGCGCGCATCCTCGATGTCGCGAACACCGGTTCGGGCGGCTTGGTCGTCAGCGAGTGGATCCGCGGGGGGTCGCTGCAGGAGGTGGCCGAGACAACTCCGTCGGCGATCGGCGGCGCCCGCGCGATGCAGACTCTGGCCGCTGCGGCCGAGCAGGCCCACCGGGCCGGTGTCGCGCTGTCGATCGACCATCCCAGCCGGGTCCGCGTCAGCATCGAGGGTGACGTCGCGCTCGCGTTCCCCGCGACCACGCCCCACGCCACCCCCGAGGACGACATCCGCGGCATCGGCGCGGCGCTCTACGCGCTGCTGATCAACCGCTGGCCGCTGACCGAGTCCGGGGTGAGAAGCGGTCTGGCACCTGCCGACGTCGACGCCGCTGGTGAGCCCGTCGAGCCCCGGTCGGTCGACCGCGACATTCCGTTCCAGATCTCGGCGGCGGCCGCTCGGTCGGTCCAGGCGGGCGGTGGCATCCGCAGCGCCCCGACGCTTCTCAACCTGTTGCAGCAGGCCACCGCCATTGCCGACCGCACCGAGCTGATCAACCCCGTCGACGAACCCGCCTCACCGCAGAAGCCCGCGGCCGTTCGCGCGCCTGTGCCCGACGATCCCGACGTCGCGGGTCGTCGGCGGAAGGGGTTGATCGTCGGCCTCAGTGTCGGCGCCGCGGTCATCGTCATCGCGCTGATCGTGCTCGCATCCGTTCTCAAGGGCATCTTCGGCGACGTCGGTGGCTTCTCGAAGGACGAACTCGGCCTCAACGCGCCCACCACATCCGGCGAAGGCGGCGGCGACGGCGGCAGTTCTGGTGCAACGATCACACCCACAAAGGCCACGGTGTTCTCACCGGAGGGCGAGGCCGACGCACCCGATCAGGCGCCGCTGGCGATCGACGGCGACGCCTCGACCGTGTGGCCGATCGACACCTACAGCGACCCGGTGCCGTTCCCGAACTTCAAGAACGGCGTCGGGCTGATGCTGCAGCTCCCGCAGCCCACCGCGATCGGTGAGGTCACCATCGACCTCAACAGCACCGGCACCTCGGTGGAGATCCGCTCGGCGCAGACCCCGACACCGTCGTCACTGGCCGATACAACGGTGCTCACACCGGCCACTGCGCTCAAACCCGGCACCAACACCATCACGGTGGACAATGCCTCGCCGACATCCAATGTGATGGTCTGGGTGTCGACGCTGGGTCAGGTGAACGGCGAAAGCCGTTCCGACATCGCCGAAGTCACCCTCAAGGCGGCGTCCTAACGGTCGCACGCTGCGCTACGCCGCGTTATCCCCAGGACCGATCGGCGCGAAGCACCACGTCAGCGACGTCACCGAAAACTGGTGCGGAGCCAGTGCTCACGGGGTGCTTACGGTTCGCTGGTGAGCAGCTTCGATGGCGCCGAGACCGACCGCAGCGACTCCGAGCTTCTCGCCGCGCATATCGCCGGTGACCGGTACGCCTTCGAGGAGCTGTTCCATCGTCATCACCGCCAGCTGTACCGGTTGGCGATGATGACCAGCCGCAACCCCGATGACGCAGCCGACGCGCTGCAGGACGCACTGCTGTCCGCCCATCGCACAGCGACGTCGTTCCGCTGGGACGCCGCGGTGAGCAGCTGGCTGTACCGCATCGTCGTCAACGCCTGCCTGGACCGGCTGCGCCGCAACAGGTCTCACCTTATGGTCGAGCTCAGCGACGATGCCCACACGGTCGGCGACCACACCCCGCGGGTGGATACCGCAATCATGGTGGAGCGTGCGTTGATGCGGCTGCCGCTCGAACAGCGCGCGGCTGTGGTCGCGGTCGACATGCAGGGCTACTCCGTCGCCGAAACGGCACGGATGCTCGGCGTTGCGCAGGGCACGGTGAAGAGCCGGTGCTCACGGGCCCGCGCCAAGCTCGCCGAGGCCCTCGGCTACTTCGACACACGGGTGCCCGCCACGGCATGCGGTGAGTCACCGTTGCGGGACGCGGGAGGGCGAAGCGGAGCCTCCCGCGCAGCGGGTCCGAGCGCGCTCGGCCGGCTCGGCGCCGACCGTGCCTCGGCGCATGAGGTGACGGTGCCTCGCTCACCGGCCGACACGCCCAAACCGGTGGTCACCGGCCCGTGATGCGGGCGGGCGAGAATGTGGGAACACCCCGGCTTACGCTGGTGTTTGTATTCGTGCCGCGCTGATATCGGTGCGCCGCTATCAAGCAGGCAGAAAGGCTCGCATGACTACTGCATCCACCTCCGGGGACGCTGCCGTCCACGATTTGATCATCATCGGCTCGGGGCCGGCCGGCTACACCGCCGCCGTGTACGCCGCGCGTGCCCAGCTCACTCCCCTCGTGTTCGAGGGCACCCAGTTCGGCGGTGCGCTGATGACCACGACCGAGGTCGAGAACTTCCCGGGCTTCCGCGACGGGATAACCGGCCCCGAATTGATGGATCAGATGCGCGAGCAGGCGCTGCGTTTCGGCGCCGACCTGCGCATGGAAGATGTCGACGAGGTGTCGCTGTCGGGTCCGGTGAAAACCGTGACGGTGGGCGACGAGATCTACCGGGCGCGCGCCGTCATCCTCGCGATGGGCGCGGCGGCTCGCCACCTCGGCGTTCCCGGTGAGCACCGGCTGCTCGGCATGGGCGTGAGCACCTGCGCCACCTGCGACGGGTTTTTCTTCCGCAACCAGGACATCGCCGTAATCGGCGGCGGCGACTCCGCGATGGAGGAGGCCACCTTCCTGACCCGGTTCGCGCGCAGCGTCACCCTGATCCACCGCCGCGACGAGTTCCGCGCATCGAGAATCATGCTCGAGCGGGCCAAGGACAACGACAAGATCCGTTTCATGACGAATACACAGGTCCTCGAGGTGGAGGGCGACAACCGAGTGACGGGCGTGCGCGTGCGCAGCACCGACACCGGCGAGGAGTCGACGCTGGCGGTCACCGGAGTCTTCGTCGCGATCGGTCACGATCCGCGCTCAGAACTGGTGCGGGGCCAAATTGATCTCGACCCGGAGGGGTACGTCTCCGTACGTGGCCGGACCACAAGCACCTCGGTCGACGGGGTCTTCGCGGCGGGCGACCTGGTGGACCACACCTACCGGCAGGCCGTCACCGCCGCAGGTACCGGCTGTTCCGCCTCGATCGACGCTGAGCGCTGGCTCGCCGAGACTGCCACCGGCACAACACAAACCATTGATCCCGATTTGATTGGAGCGCAACCGTGACCGGCACTGAGAAGACGAGCAAGACGGTCAACGTCACCGACGACACCTTCTCCAACGACGTGCTGTCGAGTAGCACCCCGGTTCTGGTGGACTTCTGGGCCACCTGGTGCGGGCCGTGCAAGATGGTCGCCCCGGTACTCGAGGAGATCGCGGGCGAGAAGGCCGGTGAGCTGACCGTCGCGAAGCTCGATGTGGACGCCAATCCCGCCACCGCGCGCGATTTCCAGGTCGTGTCGATTCCGACGATGATCCTGTTCAAGGACGGCGAGCCGGTGAAGCGCATCGTCGGCGCCAAAGGCAAGGCCGCGCTGCTGCGCGAGCTGTCCGACGTCGTCTGACCCGGACGACGATCAAGCCGCGAGGTACTGGCCGCGTTGTAGAGTCCGGCACGCCGTCGAGGCCGCCGGCCATTCCGGCGGTGACCCGCCTGGCGTTTTCCTGATTCGGGCCGGCTTCTGAGATAATTCCGCTTAGCCTGTCCTGCAATCGTCAGCTGGACCACCGCTGATACGTGTTATCGAAAGGGCCCAGTTATGTCGAGTCTGCGTCGAGGTGACCGCGGGGGTGCGGTCGCCGAGATCCGGACCGCCCTCGCGGCGCTGGGGCTGGTCGACAGCCCGGACGCCGACCTCAGCACGGGTAAGCATGTCGCGGTCGACTACTTCGACCTCGCGCTCGACGAGGCTGTTCGCGCCTTCCAGCAGCATCGCGGCCTGCTCGTCGACGGGATCGTCGGGGAGGCGACCTACCGCGCGCTGAAAGAGGCCTCCTATCGCCTCGGCGCTCGCATCCTCAGCCACCAGTTCGGCGCGCCGATGTACGGTGACGACGTCGCCACACTGCAGGCACGGCTCCAGGACCTCGGCTTCTACACGGGATTGGTCGACGGGCACTTCGGGCTGCTGACCCACAACTCGTTGATGTCGTATCAGCGGGAGTACGGCATGTCGCCCGACGGTATCTGCGGTCCGGAGACCCTGCGCTCGCTCTATTTCCTCGGGTCACGTGTCACCGGCGGCTCGATCCACGCGATTCGCGAAGAGGAGCTGGTTCGCCGGTCGGGTCCCCGCCTGTCTGGGAAGCGCATCATCATCGACCCGGGCCGCGGCGGCAGCGACCACGGCCAGATCACCCAGGGCACGGACGGGCCGATCAGCGAGGCCGACATTTTGTGGGATCTCGCCAGCCGGCTCGAAGGCCGGATGACGGCCATCGGTATGGAGACCTTCCTGTCCCGGCCGCCGAACCACAGTCCGTCTGACGCCGAACGCGCCATGACCGCCAACACCGTCGGCGCCGATCTGATGATCAGCTTGCGCTGCGCAACCCACACCAGCCCGTCTGCGAACGGTGTCGCGTCGTTCCACTTCGGCAACTCACACGGCTCGGTCTCCACCATCGGCCGCAACCTCGCCGACTTCATTCAGCGAGAAGTGGTGGCGCGCACCGGATTACGCGATTGTCGCACCCATGGCCGGACGTGGGATCTACTGCGCCTTACGCGGATGCCGACGGTTCAGGTGGACGTCGGCTACATCACCAATCCGCGAGATCGCGGCATGCTGGTCACCAGCCAGGCGCGCGACTCCGTCGCCGAGGGCATCCTCGCCGCCGTGAAGCGGCTCTACCTTCTCGGCAAGAACGATCGCCCCACCGGCACGTTCACGTTCGCCGAACTGCTCGCGCACGAACTGTCGGTCGAGGCCGGTCGCAGCTAGCTGATTCCGTCAGCAGATGCCGGCGCCCGCACCGACGGGTTGCTGCAACTTCTCCGATTCCAGCAGCCGCTCCAGCGCCGCTTCGACGCCGGCCTTCCAGCCCAATCCGCTTTCCAGCTCGAGGCGCAGACGCGGGAAGTAGCGGTGCCTGGAGACCTCCACGAATCCCACCTGTTCGAGGAAGTCCGCATCCAGCACGCACTGCTCGACCGAGCAGTCGCCGAGCACCTCGACGACGGGCCGGAGTTCCGCAGGGACCAGCCGCGGGTCGGCGAGTTCCGCAGTCGCCGCGGTCCGGCCGAAGGCTTCCAGCGCCCGCACGCCGCGCTGAACCAAATCCGCGACAACCGCCACGATCAGGCTCTGCGGCAACCCGTCCGCGACCGGATCGGCGCCGCTTCTGCCCGGCGTGACGCAGTGCTCCACCCCTAACGACGTGAGCAGTACCGCGTCGGCGCTGACCGGTCCGCTCGGAAAGCGCTGGGCGCGCGGTACGACCCCTGGCGGTGCATAGAATGCGTAACCAAGGCATGGGGCATCGGAGTCGTCGGTGTCGTCCGAGGAGCCGAGGCCAGTGGCCGGTGCGGACGCAATCTGGCCACAGGACCCCCACTCCAGCATCACCATCGACAACCAGGCTTCCTTCTCGAATTCCGGGTCGCTCAGGTGGTCGTCGCGGTCGAGGGTCGCCGGGTCGACTTCCCAGAACACGCATCGACGAGCGTGCTTGGGCAGCTGCTCGAAGGCTTCGAGACGCATGGGCGTGATTCGCGCTGACAACTAAACTTCCCCGGATCCAGGCGGCGCCGTGAGGTGTGACCGCCACTCCAGGATAGGAGCATGCGGGCCCGCTGGCCCGTTTTCGGCTCGTTGGCTCACGTCGATCGTTCGACGGATCGAAAGATGTTGCGTCGCACCATAATTGCGCCGTTGCGCGCAACCGGCCTCCTGCGCCGTGATCCCTGTGTCACAGTGACGTAATTTCCCCGTGTCCTTGTTCAGACCTTCGCAGCGTTCATGAGGTCGACTATTCGCTGCAGGTCGTCGACGGAGCCGAACTCGACGACGATCTTCCCCTTGCGTTTGCCCAGACTCACCGTCACGC is a genomic window of Mycobacterium sp. ITM-2016-00318 containing:
- the murJ gene encoding murein biosynthesis integral membrane protein MurJ, yielding MPPPGYLPPSPPRRVPPSPPRQRIPRGPAPRRRAGRPELSDAAVVSRSWGMALATLVSRITGFVRIVLLAAILGAALSSAFSVANQLPNLVAALVLEATFTAIFVPVLARAERDDPDGGTAFVRRLITLATALLLVATVVSVVAAPLLVRLMLGSDPQVNQSLTTAFAYLLLPQVIFYGLSSVFMAILNTRNVFGPPAWAPVVNNIIAIATLVLYLIVPGELSINPVEMGNAKLLVLGIGTTLGVFAQTAVLLIAMRKERISLRPLWGLDDRLRRFGGMAAAMVLYVLISQVGLIVGNQIASEAAASGPAIYNYTWLVLQLPFGIIGVTVLTVVMPRLSRNAAADDTRAVLGDLSLATRLTMVTLIPIVAIMTVAGPAIGSALFAYGNFGDVDAGYLGMAITLSAFTLIPYALVLLQLRVFYAREQPWTPIIVIVVITAVKIAASLAAPHLTDDPDLVAGYLGAANGIGFLAGAVVGHILLRANLNPPGGRLINVEVVRTALVATAASILAGLLAHVVDQLVGLESLTSNGGGAGSMLRLALLGLIMVPVIAAVMLAARVPEAQVALAAVMRRLGRTPKVAGRAVGPSVRPRPADPLTYSDHRNSLASRGRHSPPAAWRGPPAPVAGAGMRKGPAVTDDSAGDSAPLPDNGATTKIPRPTADDFEPDVPVDAEPGVAPGGDAQQREPGTMPVSTVSPPASGRPPADYGGDPTREGLPFDIPRGEPAIEAATSDEDVHLIPGASIGGGRYRLLVFHGGPPNLQFWQALDTALDRQVALTFVDPDAVLSDEELRGILDRTQRLSRIESPGIARILDVANTGSGGLVVSEWIRGGSLQEVAETTPSAIGGARAMQTLAAAAEQAHRAGVALSIDHPSRVRVSIEGDVALAFPATTPHATPEDDIRGIGAALYALLINRWPLTESGVRSGLAPADVDAAGEPVEPRSVDRDIPFQISAAAARSVQAGGGIRSAPTLLNLLQQATAIADRTELINPVDEPASPQKPAAVRAPVPDDPDVAGRRRKGLIVGLSVGAAVIVIALIVLASVLKGIFGDVGGFSKDELGLNAPTTSGEGGGDGGSSGATITPTKATVFSPEGEADAPDQAPLAIDGDASTVWPIDTYSDPVPFPNFKNGVGLMLQLPQPTAIGEVTIDLNSTGTSVEIRSAQTPTPSSLADTTVLTPATALKPGTNTITVDNASPTSNVMVWVSTLGQVNGESRSDIAEVTLKAAS
- the trxB gene encoding thioredoxin-disulfide reductase is translated as MTTASTSGDAAVHDLIIIGSGPAGYTAAVYAARAQLTPLVFEGTQFGGALMTTTEVENFPGFRDGITGPELMDQMREQALRFGADLRMEDVDEVSLSGPVKTVTVGDEIYRARAVILAMGAAARHLGVPGEHRLLGMGVSTCATCDGFFFRNQDIAVIGGGDSAMEEATFLTRFARSVTLIHRRDEFRASRIMLERAKDNDKIRFMTNTQVLEVEGDNRVTGVRVRSTDTGEESTLAVTGVFVAIGHDPRSELVRGQIDLDPEGYVSVRGRTTSTSVDGVFAAGDLVDHTYRQAVTAAGTGCSASIDAERWLAETATGTTQTIDPDLIGAQP
- the trxA gene encoding thioredoxin, with translation MTGTEKTSKTVNVTDDTFSNDVLSSSTPVLVDFWATWCGPCKMVAPVLEEIAGEKAGELTVAKLDVDANPATARDFQVVSIPTMILFKDGEPVKRIVGAKGKAALLRELSDVV
- a CDS encoding N-acetylmuramoyl-L-alanine amidase, with protein sequence MSSLRRGDRGGAVAEIRTALAALGLVDSPDADLSTGKHVAVDYFDLALDEAVRAFQQHRGLLVDGIVGEATYRALKEASYRLGARILSHQFGAPMYGDDVATLQARLQDLGFYTGLVDGHFGLLTHNSLMSYQREYGMSPDGICGPETLRSLYFLGSRVTGGSIHAIREEELVRRSGPRLSGKRIIIDPGRGGSDHGQITQGTDGPISEADILWDLASRLEGRMTAIGMETFLSRPPNHSPSDAERAMTANTVGADLMISLRCATHTSPSANGVASFHFGNSHGSVSTIGRNLADFIQREVVARTGLRDCRTHGRTWDLLRLTRMPTVQVDVGYITNPRDRGMLVTSQARDSVAEGILAAVKRLYLLGKNDRPTGTFTFAELLAHELSVEAGRS
- a CDS encoding acetyltransferase; this encodes MSARITPMRLEAFEQLPKHARRCVFWEVDPATLDRDDHLSDPEFEKEAWLSMVMLEWGSCGQIASAPATGLGSSDDTDDSDAPCLGYAFYAPPGVVPRAQRFPSGPVSADAVLLTSLGVEHCVTPGRSGADPVADGLPQSLIVAVVADLVQRGVRALEAFGRTAATAELADPRLVPAELRPVVEVLGDCSVEQCVLDADFLEQVGFVEVSRHRYFPRLRLELESGLGWKAGVEAALERLLESEKLQQPVGAGAGIC